In Rhizobiaceae bacterium, the sequence CGACCCAGTCCGTGATCGCCATCATCGCCGTGAGATGACCGCCGGCGGAATTGCCTGTCACGTAGAGCCGATCGCGATCGCCGCCGAACGTTTCCGCGTTCCTGTAGACCCACGCCACCGCAGCGCGGCACTGGCGCACGATCTCGTCGACGGTGACTTTTGGACAGACGTCATAGTCGACGACGATGGCGGTCACGCCGCGCGCCACAAATCCGCGCGCCACCCAAATGTAGTTTTCCTTCTTCAAACGGCCGTCGAACCAGTAGCCGCCATGGATGAAGACGACCACCGGCGCGTTCGGCGCCGCTGCCGGATAGATGTCGAGCTTTTCCATGCGCGTCGGGCCGTAATAGACGTCAGCCATCCGCTTCAATGTGGCACGCGCCTCTTCGGCCCTGGCGATGCGCTGTGCGATGATCTTCTCGAATGCTTCGGGGTCATCGATGCGGATCTCGGGCTTGTACTCCCAGTCGAGTTCCTCCTGAGTATTGAACTGGCGATAGAGCGGCATCGGTCGAATCCTTGAGCGTTCCGCGAAGGGCGCAGGTGATCGGTAGAGCGGAACTCCATCGTCCTGCAAGCCTTCGTCGGCGCGCACGGCCAATGGAGAAATTCATATTAATCCGACTTGCAACACCAAGTCTACGCGTGTAGATAAGTATTAATACGGCTTATCCCGATGCCATCGGGGAGTCCAGACCGTTACGGAAATTCAGGAATGTGCAACGCCGGTCGGAGTGGGCAGCGATGTCCGCTGGCGTTGGCTATGGGGGAGCGGATGTCGGGCAAGATACTCATCGCAGGCGAGACGTGGTTCTCCACCTCCGTGCACACGAAGGGCTTCGACTCCTTCACCACGACGACCTTCCATGAGGGCTATTCCTTCCTCAAGGCCGCGCTCGAAGCGAGCGGCTACGAAGTCGACGTCATCGAGAACCATGTGGCCCCGGTGAAGTTTCCCGAGACCGTCGAGGCTCTGAAGCAGTATTCTGCAATCATCCTGAGCGATATCGGCGCCAACACGCTGCTGCTGCATCCGAAGACATGGCTGCAGTCGGAGCGCGCCGTCAACAAGCTGGACGCGATCGCGGGCTATGTCCGTTCGGGCGGCGGACTGATCATGGTCGGCGGCTATCTCACTTTCACCGGCATCGAGGCCAAGGGGTGCTGGAAGGACACGGTCGTCGAGGCCTGTCTGCCCGTGCGTCTGATGGCGAGCGACGACCGACGCGAACATCCGGAAGGCGTCGTGGGCGAGATTGTAAAACCCTCCCATCCCGTGCTCGCAGGAATCGAAGGCCCGCTTCCGGCCGTTCTCGGCTACAACCGGGTCAGCCTTGCGCCAGGGGCCGAACTCCTGGCGACCGTCGATGGCGATCCGCTGATTGCCGTGGCTGAGGTCGGAAAAGGCCGCAGCGCCGTGTTCACCTCGGATTGCAGTCCGCACTGGTGCCCGACGGAGTTCGTAAACTGGCCGGGTTATGGTCAGATCTGGTCCAACCTCTGCGCCTGGACGGGCCGGCAATAGTTCGGGCGGCGCATGGCGATGATCGACATCATCCATGATTGCGACCCCGGCAACGACGATGCGTTGGGCATTCTGGTCGCGCTCGGTCATCCGCGTCTCAACCTGCTCGCGGTGACCACCGGCGCGGGCCATCTTGCCGCCGACAGGACCGCAATCAACGGCGCCATCGCCGTCGCAACGGCACGTCCGAAGGTCGCGCCGGTCTCCGCTGGCGCGGTCGGACCGCTGGTGCGCGATCGGCTGATCGCCCGCATCCTCGACATGGAAAGCGGCCTCGATGCCGAAAGGAACGATCTTGATCGCGTGCCGCTCGATGCGTTGCACTCAGTAGATCGCATCGCGGCCGAAGCGAATGCCAGCCCCGGACTGACGATCGTTGCGACGGGCCCGCTGACCAATCTCGCGCTGGCGTTGCGGCGCTATCCCGAAATCCGGAGCAGGATCGGCCGCATCGTCACACTCAGCGGCGCCTGGGGGCTGGGCACGAAGACCGCTGCCGCCGAGTGGAATATCCTCTGCGATCCCGAGGCCGCGGCGATCGTCTACGGTTCGGGTATCCCGATGACGATGGTGCCGGTCGACGCCAGCGGCACTGTCCCGATTACGGCGGCGCTGATCGACAATGTCGCACGGCTGCGCGGTCCAGCCGCGTCCCTGGCGGCCGAATTGCTGGCCTCGCTGGTCACCACCTACAGGCCGGGCGTCCTGGTGCCCCCGGAAATGCCGCTACACGATCCTTGCGCAATGCTCCTCGTCGCCCAGCCGAACATCGCAAGGACGGTGCCGGCGCGCGTCGACGTGGAAACGGCTCCTGGTCTGAACTACGGCCGCACCGTGGTCGACTTCGCGCTTCGCACGGACAAGCCGAACAACTGCGACGTGGTCATCGCCTTCGATGTTGAGGCCACCCACGCAGCCCTCGTTGGCGCGATCGGAGAGTTGTCGAGGCTTCAGCTTACCACTGAATTCGCGGCGGCTCACGCTGCAGATCTTTGATGTGCAAAATGAAAAGGGAACGGACATGACACTGATTTCAAAGAGCTTACGCGGCATGGCGGCCGGCATCTTCGCCCTGTCGTTGCTGGCCGGGCCGGTGGTGGCGCAGGACGAGTTCAGCGCCGTCTATGTGATGAGCGACAATCTCGGCGACATGGGATTCAACGACAACGCCAAGACCGGCTTTGACCGCGCGGAGGCGGAAGGCGCGAAAGTGCGTCTGCTGCAGGCCTCGCCGAGCGATCCGCAGCTTTGGCGCCAGAATCTCGAGGCGGTCTCGAATTCGGGCGAATGGAGCGTGATCTTCACCGGCCCGAACATGCATGACAACCTCGCCGCCGTCGCGCCGCAGCACCCCGAGCAGAAATATGTCTTCTTCGACGACCAGCTCGACCTGCCGAACGTGCTGTCCGTGAAGTATGCCCAGAACGAGGGCTCGTATCTGGCCGGCGTCCTTGCGGCGATCGCCGCCACGGACAAGGCGACGTTCCCGCTTTCTTCAGGCGAACCGAAGATCGCCGTCGTCGCCGGCATGGACCTGCCGGTGATCCAGGATTTCATCGTGGGCTTCAAGCAGGGCGCCGCGACCGTCGTTCCGGACATCGAGGTGCAGGTTATCTTCATCGGCAGCTTCAACGACGCCCAGAAAGCATACGACCTGACGAAGGCGGCGATCGAGAACGGCGCCAACGTCGTCTACAACGTCGCGGGTCCGGCCGGCCTCGGCATTCTCAAGGGCGCAGCCGATGCGGGCAAATACGCGATCGGCGTCGACTCCGACCAGAACGGCCTGCATCCGGACAACGTCATCGCCTCCATGCTGAAGCAGATCGGCAATTCGATCTACGACTCGATAGGCCAGATCCGCGCGGGCAAGGCGGACTTCGGCAAGCTCAAGATCTATGGTCTCGCCAACGAAGGCGTCGGTCTCGTCTACAACGACAAGCTCGTGCCCGACGCCGTCAAGGCGAAGGTCGACGAAGCGAAGGCCAAGGTCGTCAAGGGCGAACTGAAGGTCGATACCGCCTTCAAATGATGGCTTGATGCGTGACGGGCGAGGAATACGCTTCCCGCCCGTTCCGCCTGCTTTCCGGATGCGAGATGACCAACACGGACGACATATTGAGGCTGTCGGCGATCGCCAAGACCTTCGGCGAGAAGGTCGCGTTGAAGCACGTCGACCTCGACGTCAAGCGTGGCGAAGTGCACGTCATCTGCGGCGAGAACGGCGCCGGCAAGTCGACGCTGATGAACATCCTCGCCGGCATCCACCAGCCTTCCTCCGGCTCTATCGTGCTCAACGGCCGGGAAGTGACCATCGCCGATCCGATCGAGGCGAGCCGGCTCGGCATTGGCATGGTGCATCAGCATTTTACGCTCGTCCCGTCCATGAGCGTCGCCGAGAACGTCTTTCTCGGCCGGCATGTCCGCAAATGGGGCATCTTTTCCGACAAGGCCGCGATGGTGGCGCGCACCCGCGACCTGATCGCACGCTACCGCTTCGGCCTCGACGCCCAGGCGGTGGTCGGCACGCTTTCGGTCGGTCAGCGGCAGCGCGTGGAGATCCTGAAGGCGCTCGCCTTCGATGCGGAACTGCTGATCCTGGACGAGCCGACGGCGGTGCTGACCCCGCCGGAGGTCGACGAACTGATCGAGGTCATCGCCGGGCTGAGAACGCTCGGGCGCACGATCCTGTTCATCACGCACAAGCTGCGCGAGGTGAAGGCCGTCTCGGATCGCGTGACGGTCATCCGGCATGGCGAGAGCATCTCGACCCATGCGACGAAAACCGTGAGCGAAGCCGACATCGCCCGCGACATGGTCGGCCGTAACGTCTTTCTCGTCGGGCGCGGCACCGATGACAGGCCGCGCGCCTTTGGTCCGCCCGTCTTGGCGCTGAAAAATGTCAGCATGACCAACGCTTCCGGGCGTCTGCTGCTCAATGACGTCTCCCTCGAAGTACGTGCCGGCGAGATCGTCGGTATCGCCGGCGTCGACGGAAACGGCCAGACCGAACTGTCGGAGGCCATCGCCGGGCTGATGGAGATCCAGGCCGGTTCGATCATGCTCGGCGGCAAGGACATCACCGGCTTCAGCGTACCCGAACGGCAGCGTGCCGGCATGGGCTTCGTGCCGGAAGATCGCCTGGATCGCGGCCTTAGCAGGACCATGTCGGTCGCGGAGAACGTCGCCGCCAGCAACTATCGCCGCGCGCACCTCAAGAGGGGCGGACTGGTCGATCAGAACCGCATCGAGGCATTTGCAAGCGAGAAGATCAAGGAATTCGACATCAGGGGCGCCGCCCCTTCGACGCCGGTCGGCTGGCTTTCGGGCGGCAACATGCAGAAGGTGGTCATCGCGCGCGAACTCAACCGCGATCCCGACCTTCTGATCGTCTGCCAGCCGACGCGTGGGCTCGACGTCGGCGCGTCCGAATTCATCTATGCTCGCATCATGACGGCCGCCGACCGGGGCAGGGCGGTGCTGCTGATCTCCTCGGAATTGTCCGAGGTGTTCGCGCTCTCCGACCGCATCGGCGTCATGTATTCGGGGCAGTTGTTGCGCGTGATCGACAGGAAGGATGCCGATGAAGTGAC encodes:
- a CDS encoding nucleoside hydrolase yields the protein MAMIDIIHDCDPGNDDALGILVALGHPRLNLLAVTTGAGHLAADRTAINGAIAVATARPKVAPVSAGAVGPLVRDRLIARILDMESGLDAERNDLDRVPLDALHSVDRIAAEANASPGLTIVATGPLTNLALALRRYPEIRSRIGRIVTLSGAWGLGTKTAAAEWNILCDPEAAAIVYGSGIPMTMVPVDASGTVPITAALIDNVARLRGPAASLAAELLASLVTTYRPGVLVPPEMPLHDPCAMLLVAQPNIARTVPARVDVETAPGLNYGRTVVDFALRTDKPNNCDVVIAFDVEATHAALVGAIGELSRLQLTTEFAAAHAADL
- a CDS encoding glutamine amidotransferase, which translates into the protein MSGKILIAGETWFSTSVHTKGFDSFTTTTFHEGYSFLKAALEASGYEVDVIENHVAPVKFPETVEALKQYSAIILSDIGANTLLLHPKTWLQSERAVNKLDAIAGYVRSGGGLIMVGGYLTFTGIEAKGCWKDTVVEACLPVRLMASDDRREHPEGVVGEIVKPSHPVLAGIEGPLPAVLGYNRVSLAPGAELLATVDGDPLIAVAEVGKGRSAVFTSDCSPHWCPTEFVNWPGYGQIWSNLCAWTGRQ
- a CDS encoding alpha/beta hydrolase; the protein is MPLYRQFNTQEELDWEYKPEIRIDDPEAFEKIIAQRIARAEEARATLKRMADVYYGPTRMEKLDIYPAAAPNAPVVVFIHGGYWFDGRLKKENYIWVARGFVARGVTAIVVDYDVCPKVTVDEIVRQCRAAVAWVYRNAETFGGDRDRLYVTGNSAGGHLTAMMAITDWVGDYMLPADVIKGACPISGLYDLEPFQYTWLQPKIQFNGQQIRRNSPILHVPENAIPLLVSWGTGESAEFWRQSEEFGAAWAAKGNRMELHPQQGGNHFTAIDGFADPDSALLDKVLEHMQSTWA
- a CDS encoding BMP family ABC transporter substrate-binding protein — translated: MTLISKSLRGMAAGIFALSLLAGPVVAQDEFSAVYVMSDNLGDMGFNDNAKTGFDRAEAEGAKVRLLQASPSDPQLWRQNLEAVSNSGEWSVIFTGPNMHDNLAAVAPQHPEQKYVFFDDQLDLPNVLSVKYAQNEGSYLAGVLAAIAATDKATFPLSSGEPKIAVVAGMDLPVIQDFIVGFKQGAATVVPDIEVQVIFIGSFNDAQKAYDLTKAAIENGANVVYNVAGPAGLGILKGAADAGKYAIGVDSDQNGLHPDNVIASMLKQIGNSIYDSIGQIRAGKADFGKLKIYGLANEGVGLVYNDKLVPDAVKAKVDEAKAKVVKGELKVDTAFK
- a CDS encoding ABC transporter ATP-binding protein; translation: MTNTDDILRLSAIAKTFGEKVALKHVDLDVKRGEVHVICGENGAGKSTLMNILAGIHQPSSGSIVLNGREVTIADPIEASRLGIGMVHQHFTLVPSMSVAENVFLGRHVRKWGIFSDKAAMVARTRDLIARYRFGLDAQAVVGTLSVGQRQRVEILKALAFDAELLILDEPTAVLTPPEVDELIEVIAGLRTLGRTILFITHKLREVKAVSDRVTVIRHGESISTHATKTVSEADIARDMVGRNVFLVGRGTDDRPRAFGPPVLALKNVSMTNASGRLLLNDVSLEVRAGEIVGIAGVDGNGQTELSEAIAGLMEIQAGSIMLGGKDITGFSVPERQRAGMGFVPEDRLDRGLSRTMSVAENVAASNYRRAHLKRGGLVDQNRIEAFASEKIKEFDIRGAAPSTPVGWLSGGNMQKVVIARELNRDPDLLIVCQPTRGLDVGASEFIYARIMTAADRGRAVLLISSELSEVFALSDRIGVMYSGQLLRVIDRKDADEVTVGALMNGSLEAAA